The nucleotide sequence GTGCTGGGGCGGCCGAACCTGACCGTCGAGACGAACTTCCAGGCGCACCGGGTGCTGATCGAGAACGGCCGCGCGGTGGGCGTCGCCGGGCAGCGGCTCGACGAAGAGCTGACGATCCGCGCGGACCGGGAGGTCATCCTCTCGGCGGGCGCGTACAACTCGCCGCAGCTGCTGATGCTGTCCGGCGTCGGGCCGGCCGCGCAGCTGGGGATGCTCGGCATCCCGGTGGTGGCGGACCTGCCGGAGGTCGGGCAGAACCTGCAGGACCACGCGCTGGTGCCGCTGACCTTCACGCACTCGCAGCCGGTCAGCCTGCTGACCGCGATGGAACCGCAGAACATCCGGCGGTTCGTCGAGGAGGGCACCGGCCCGACCGCGTCGAACGGCCCGGAAGCGGGCGGGTTCGCGCGCACCCGGTCCGGCATCCCGGCCCCGGACGTGGAGTTCTTCGCGGCACCGATCATGTTCGTCGACAGCGGCCTGGCGTTCCCGACCGCGCACGCGATCTCCTGCGGACCGGCGCTGCTGACCCCGGAAAGCCGGGGCAGCGTGACGCTCGCTTCGGCGGACCCGACGGCGAAACCGCGGATCGTGCACAACTACCTGCTCGAAGAAGCGGACATGGTGACCGCGGTCGAGGCGCTGCGGATGGGCCTGCACATCGCCCGGCAGCCCGCGATGCGGCCGTACACGGAGGAACTCTTCCGCGCTCCGGAATCGGAGTCGGACCAGGACCTGCGCGCGTACGTCCGCCGCTGGACGCATTCGATCTTCCACGCTTCGGGCAGCTGCGCCATCGGCACCGTCGTC is from Amycolatopsis mediterranei and encodes:
- a CDS encoding GMC family oxidoreductase; translated protein: MYDYVIVGAGSAGCVLAARLSEDPDVKVCLLEAGPADNAENIHVPSAFATLFRTRYDWDYDSHDEPALNGRRVFLPRGRVLGGTSSLNAMIYARGNRLDFDEWETPGWTYDEILPYFKRSEDNERGADEFHGAGGPLTVSNGRSNNPSAQAFVDAAVEAGLPANDDFNGKNQDGFGFFQVTTRDGRRCSTAVAFLHPVLGRPNLTVETNFQAHRVLIENGRAVGVAGQRLDEELTIRADREVILSAGAYNSPQLLMLSGVGPAAQLGMLGIPVVADLPEVGQNLQDHALVPLTFTHSQPVSLLTAMEPQNIRRFVEEGTGPTASNGPEAGGFARTRSGIPAPDVEFFAAPIMFVDSGLAFPTAHAISCGPALLTPESRGSVTLASADPTAKPRIVHNYLLEEADMVTAVEALRMGLHIARQPAMRPYTEELFRAPESESDQDLRAYVRRWTHSIFHASGSCAIGTVVDASLRVHGVDGLRVADASVMPKVGRGQPNAAAIAIGEKAADLIKHI